In Nocardioides daphniae, the DNA window GCAGCAGCAGCCGGGGCTCGACGGCCAGCGCCCGGGCGAGCGCGACCCGCTGGCGCTCGCCGCCCGACAACGTGGCCGGCGACCGGTCGCCGTAGCCGGCCAGGCCGACCAGGGCGAGCAGCTCCTCCACCCGGGCCCTCGCCTCGGCGCGCGGCGTCCGGCGCAGCTTGAGCGGGTAGCCGACGTTGCCCGCCACCGACAGGTGGCCGAAGAGCTGGCCGTCCTGGAACATCAGCGCGAAGCCCCGGCGGTGGGTCGGGGTGCCCGCCAGGTCGACCCCGTCGAAGAGGACCCGGCCGCCACTGAGCGGCTCGAGCCCGGCCAGCGCCCGCAGCAGGGTCGACTTGCCGCAGCCCGACGGACCGAGCACGGCCAGCACCTCGCCGGGAGCCACGGCGAGCGACACGTCTCGCACGGCGGGGACGCCGGCGTACGTGACGTCGACGTGCTCGAGCCGCAGCGCCTCAGTCGTGCTCGTCGTCGTGCCTGTCATGGGTTCCTCTCGCTCACACGGACCCCAGGCTCGGGACCCGCAGCTGCTCGACGGCCAGCATGACCAGCGAGGTGGTCGCCGCGAGCACCACCGAGGCCGCCAGGGCCATGCCGTAGTTCATCTCACCGGGGTGGCCCAGCAGACGGAAGATCACGATCGGCAGCGTCGGCGCCTCGTCGCGCGCCAGGAAGCTGGTCGCGCCGAACTCCCCCAGTGACGCCGCGAAGGCGAAGCCGCTGGCCGCCAGCAGCGGCTTCCAGACCACCGGCACCTCGACGGTCAACCAGGTGCGCCAGGCACCGGCGCCCAGCGAGGCCGCCGCCTGGCGCTGCCGGTCGTCGATGCCGCCGAGCACCGGGACCAGGGTCCGGACCACCAGCGGCAGCGCGACCAGCGCCTGGGCGATCGGCACCAGCAGCGGGGAGTCGCGCAGGTCGAGCGGGCCGGAGTCGAGGGTGACCAGGAGGCCGAACCCCAAGGTCACCGCGGAGACGCCGAGCGGGAGCATGAAGACGGCGTCGAGCCCGCTGCGTACGCGCCTCTCGGCGGCCGAGTGCGAGCGCCGGGTCACCACGACGGCGAGCAGCAGCCCCAGGCTCAGCGCCATCCAGGTCGCGTCGACCGCGGTGCGCAGCGACGAGGCCAACGCCTCGGTCACCGGCACGAGCAGCGCCCGGTCGCTGCCCCGGCCGGTCAGGGCGCGGTAGTTGTCGAGGCTCCACGCGCCGTCGACCCGCAGCGAGCCCTGCACCAGCGTGACGATCGGCAGGGCAACGAAGGCCAGCGTCAGCGCGGTCACCGCGAGGGCGGGCGCATCCGTCAGCCGCACCCGGCGCGGGGCGGACGTACGCCGTGCCACCGGCGCCGCGGGGGCGCGGAAGCGGGCGGTGAGCACCAGCAGGGCGATGACCACGACCAGCTGCAGCACCGAGAGGGCGGCGGCTGCGCGGAGGTCGAAGAGGGAGGTGGTGAGCAGGTAAATCTCGGTCTCCACCGTCGCCCAGCGCACCCCGCCCAGGGTCAGCACGACGCCGAAGGAGGTCGCGCAGAAGAGGAAGACGACCGAGGCCGCGCTCACCACCGAGCCGCGCAGCGCCGGCCAGGTGACCGTGGTCAGCACCTGGAAGGGGCTCGCGCCCAGCGCCGCGGCCGCCTCGCCGGGGCGCGGGTCGAGCGACTCCCAGGCCGCGCCGACGGTCCGGATCACCACCGCGGCGTTGAAGAAGGCCAGGCCCAGCACGACCGCGACCGGCCCCTGCTCCCAGCCGAGGAAACCGAGCGGGCCGCCCTCGCCGAGCACGTCACGGAAGGCGACGCCGACCACGATCGTCGGCAGCACGAAGGGCACCAGCAGCACCGCCCGCACCACCCGGCGCGCGGGCAGGTCGAGGCGGGAGAGGACGTAGGCCGACGGCAGCCCCAGCAGCAGCGACAGGACGGTGCCGGCGGTGGCCGAGGCCAGGGTGA includes these proteins:
- a CDS encoding ABC transporter permease translates to MVLRRLVGLTALAAGPLVVLTLFFLLPVAGMVGRGFVVDGSFDPVGVLEVLGRPRVARVLGFTLASATAGTVLSLLLGLPSAYVLSRLDLPARRVVRAVLLVPFVLPTIVVGVAFRDVLGEGGPLGFLGWEQGPVAVVLGLAFFNAAVVIRTVGAAWESLDPRPGEAAAALGASPFQVLTTVTWPALRGSVVSAASVVFLFCATSFGVVLTLGGVRWATVETEIYLLTTSLFDLRAAAALSVLQLVVVIALLVLTARFRAPAAPVARRTSAPRRVRLTDAPALAVTALTLAFVALPIVTLVQGSLRVDGAWSLDNYRALTGRGSDRALLVPVTEALASSLRTAVDATWMALSLGLLLAVVVTRRSHSAAERRVRSGLDAVFMLPLGVSAVTLGFGLLVTLDSGPLDLRDSPLLVPIAQALVALPLVVRTLVPVLGGIDDRQRQAAASLGAGAWRTWLTVEVPVVWKPLLAASGFAFAASLGEFGATSFLARDEAPTLPIVIFRLLGHPGEMNYGMALAASVVLAATTSLVMLAVEQLRVPSLGSV